Proteins from one Sylvia atricapilla isolate bSylAtr1 chromosome 1, bSylAtr1.pri, whole genome shotgun sequence genomic window:
- the CREM gene encoding cAMP-responsive element modulator isoform X9, producing MSVLLLVILHMLGSLEQFMLSSGRGTAESCVQKLIMAVTGDETAATGDMPAYQIRTPTTTLPQGVVMAASPGTLHSPQQMAEEATRKRELRLLKNREAARECRRKKKEYVKCLENRVAVLENQNKTLIEELKALKDLYCHKAE from the exons ATGTCAGTGCTCTTGCTTGTAATCCTGCACATGCTTGGTAGTTTGGAACAGTTCATGCTGAGCTCTGGTAGAGGAACAGCAGAATCGTGTGTGCAGAAGTTGATCATGGCTGTAACAGGAGATGAAACAG CTGCCACTGGAGACATGCCAGCTTACCAGATTCGAACTCCCACTACTACCTTACCTCAAGGAGTGGTTATGGCAGCCTCACCAGGGACTTTGCACAGCCCTCAACAAATGGCAGAAGAGGCAACACGCAAGAGAGAGCTGAGACTTTTGAAAAATAG GGAAGCTGCCAGAGAATGTcgcagaaagaagaaagaatatgTCAAATGTCTTGAAAATCGTGTGGCTGTGcttgaaaaccaaaacaagactCTCATTGAGGAACTCAAGGCCCTCAAAGATCTTTATTGTCATAAAGCAGAATAA
- the CREM gene encoding cAMP-responsive element modulator isoform X11 yields MPAYQIRTPTTTLPQGVVMAASPGTLHSPQQMAEEATRKRELRLLKNREAARECRRKKKEYVKCLENRVAVLENQNKTLIEELKALKDLYCHKAE; encoded by the exons ATGCCAGCTTACCAGATTCGAACTCCCACTACTACCTTACCTCAAGGAGTGGTTATGGCAGCCTCACCAGGGACTTTGCACAGCCCTCAACAAATGGCAGAAGAGGCAACACGCAAGAGAGAGCTGAGACTTTTGAAAAATAG GGAAGCTGCCAGAGAATGTcgcagaaagaagaaagaatatgTCAAATGTCTTGAAAATCGTGTGGCTGTGcttgaaaaccaaaacaagactCTCATTGAGGAACTCAAGGCCCTCAAAGATCTTTATTGTCATAAAGCAGAATAA
- the CREM gene encoding cAMP-responsive element modulator isoform X10 — translation MSVLLLVILHMLGSLEQFMLSSGRGTAESCVQKLIMAVTGDETAATGDMPAYQIRTPTTTLPQGVVMAASPGTLHSPQQMAEEATRKRELRLLKNREAAKECRRRKKEYIKCLESRVAVLEVQNKKLIQELETLKDICSSKTD, via the exons ATGTCAGTGCTCTTGCTTGTAATCCTGCACATGCTTGGTAGTTTGGAACAGTTCATGCTGAGCTCTGGTAGAGGAACAGCAGAATCGTGTGTGCAGAAGTTGATCATGGCTGTAACAGGAGATGAAACAG CTGCCACTGGAGACATGCCAGCTTACCAGATTCGAACTCCCACTACTACCTTACCTCAAGGAGTGGTTATGGCAGCCTCACCAGGGACTTTGCACAGCCCTCAACAAATGGCAGAAGAGGCAACACGCAAGAGAGAGCTGAGACTTTTGAAAAATAG GGAAGCTGCTAAAGAATGTCGACGTCGGAAGAAAGAATACATAAAATGTCTGGAGAGTCGTGTTGCAGTGCTAGAAGTTCAGAACAAGAAACTTATACAGGAGCTTGAAACCCTAAAAGACATTTGCTCTTCCAAAACAGattag